The Hyphomicrobiales bacterium genome has a window encoding:
- a CDS encoding Tripartite ATP-independent transporter DctP family solute receptor gives MSALTRRTVLRSFAAVSALPAIGAPMIARAAEIELKYGNNLPLSHPLNIRAQEAANRVAKETNGRVEIKIFPNNQLGGDTDMLSQVRNGGITFFTPSALVIATLVPVAAINAVGFAFSDYDQVWKAMDGAVGAHVRQAIEKVNLYAFEKMWDNGFRQMTTSGKPIETAKDMAGLKIRVPVSPLSIAMFKALDAAPASLQFSEVYSALQTRVVDAQENPLPIIQVAKLYEVQKNCAISNHIWDGFWFIANGRAWRGLPPDVQKIVASAINDAGVAQRGDIKKLNETVQADLQSRGLNFNKTDPDSFRAKLRESGFYKEWQERFGKEPWGLLEGAVGKLA, from the coding sequence ATGAGTGCTTTGACCCGCCGCACCGTCTTGCGCAGCTTTGCCGCCGTCTCGGCCCTGCCGGCGATCGGCGCGCCGATGATCGCGCGCGCCGCCGAGATCGAGCTGAAATACGGCAACAACCTGCCGCTCAGCCACCCGCTCAACATCCGGGCGCAGGAGGCGGCGAACCGTGTCGCCAAGGAAACGAACGGCCGCGTCGAGATCAAGATTTTCCCGAACAATCAGCTCGGCGGCGACACCGACATGCTGAGCCAGGTCCGCAACGGCGGCATCACCTTTTTCACGCCTTCGGCGCTGGTCATCGCGACGCTGGTTCCGGTCGCGGCGATCAATGCGGTGGGCTTCGCCTTTTCCGACTACGATCAGGTCTGGAAGGCGATGGACGGCGCTGTCGGCGCGCATGTCCGCCAGGCGATCGAGAAGGTCAATCTCTACGCCTTCGAGAAGATGTGGGACAACGGCTTCCGCCAGATGACGACGTCGGGCAAGCCGATCGAGACCGCCAAGGACATGGCCGGCCTCAAGATCCGCGTGCCGGTGAGCCCGCTCTCGATCGCGATGTTCAAGGCGCTCGACGCGGCGCCGGCGAGCCTCCAGTTCTCCGAGGTCTATTCGGCGCTCCAGACCCGCGTGGTCGATGCGCAGGAGAATCCGCTGCCGATCATCCAGGTGGCGAAGCTCTATGAGGTGCAGAAGAACTGCGCGATCTCGAACCATATCTGGGACGGCTTCTGGTTCATCGCCAATGGGCGCGCCTGGCGCGGCCTGCCGCCTGACGTTCAGAAGATCGTCGCCTCCGCCATCAACGATGCCGGCGTCGCCCAGCGCGGCGACATCAAGAAGCTGAACGAGACCGTGCAGGCGGATCTGCAGTCGCGGGGCCTGAACTTCAACAAGACGGACCCGGACTCCTTCCGCGCCAAACTGCGCGAGTCGGGCTTCTACAAGGAGTGGCAGGAGCGCTTCGGCAAGGAGCCCTGGGGGCTGCTCGAAGGCGCCGTCGGCAAGCTGGCCTGA
- a CDS encoding LacI family transcriptional regulator, translating to MVFNTHPRAALPAGKSEHRRRQLATVVDVARLAGVSTATVDRVLNQRSGVRPTTVERVLRAAADVGYVLDGALPAGALKPLRLAFLLPAGSNRFLARLGRLVVEAQERLASFNMRARVDYIDSFKPELLAQHLRRVGREVDGIAFMALEHPTVREAVDWLAERGVPAVTLISDVANTRRVAYVGLDNRAAGRTAGQLVARFIGRRPAKVAMIAGSLSYRAHEEREMGFLHLFQELFPMIEVVGLREGHDEEARNYRQTRMLLAQHPDLAGIYNIGGGPEGIARALKEAGRQDEVVFVGHGLTPETRALLVDGVMDAVLNQNPQAALMDCVSIFTNIRAGRPAQEGIARPNIEIVLRENLP from the coding sequence ATGGTTTTTAATACCCACCCCCGGGCAGCGCTCCCCGCCGGAAAGAGCGAGCATCGCCGGCGCCAGCTCGCGACCGTGGTCGATGTCGCGCGGCTCGCCGGCGTGTCCACGGCAACGGTGGACCGGGTCCTTAACCAGCGCAGCGGGGTCAGGCCGACGACGGTCGAGCGGGTGCTCAGGGCGGCGGCGGATGTCGGCTATGTGCTCGACGGCGCGCTGCCGGCCGGGGCGCTGAAGCCGTTGCGGCTCGCCTTTCTGCTGCCCGCGGGAAGCAACCGCTTCCTGGCCCGGCTCGGGCGCCTCGTCGTCGAGGCTCAGGAGCGCCTCGCCTCGTTCAACATGCGGGCGCGGGTCGACTACATCGACAGCTTCAAGCCCGAGCTGCTCGCGCAGCATCTGCGGCGCGTCGGGCGCGAGGTCGACGGCATCGCCTTCATGGCGCTGGAACATCCGACCGTGCGCGAGGCCGTCGACTGGCTCGCCGAGCGCGGCGTTCCGGCGGTGACGCTGATATCGGACGTCGCCAATACGAGGCGGGTCGCCTATGTCGGGCTGGACAACCGGGCCGCCGGCCGCACCGCGGGACAGCTCGTCGCGCGCTTCATCGGCCGGCGCCCGGCCAAGGTCGCGATGATCGCCGGCAGCCTGAGCTATCGCGCCCATGAGGAGCGCGAGATGGGCTTCCTCCACCTCTTCCAGGAACTCTTCCCGATGATCGAGGTGGTCGGCCTGCGCGAGGGCCATGACGAGGAGGCGCGCAACTATCGGCAGACCCGGATGCTGCTTGCGCAGCATCCGGACCTTGCCGGCATCTACAATATCGGTGGCGGCCCGGAGGGAATTGCGCGGGCCCTGAAGGAGGCCGGGCGGCAGGACGAGGTCGTCTTCGTCGGCCATGGGCTGACGCCGGAGACCCGCGCCCTGCTGGTCGACGGCGTCATGGATGCGGTGCTCAACCAGAACCCGCAGGCCGCGCTGATGGACTGCGTCTCGATCTTCACGAATATCCGGGCCGGCCGGCCCGCGCAGGAGGGCATCGCCCGCCCGAACATCGAGATCGTCCTGCGCGAAAATCTGCCCTGA
- the katG gene encoding catalase/hydroperoxidase HPI, with amino-acid sequence MNAKTEDSTGKCPVTHGGGASRQNRDWWPSQLPVDLLNQHSSKSDPLDQAFNYREAFKKLDYEALKNDLRKLMTDSQDWWPADFGHYGPQFVRMSWHAAGTYRLADGRGGGGRGQQRFAPLNSWPDNVNIDKSRRLLWPIKQKYGQQISWADLLILTGNVALETMGFRTFGFAAGREDTWEPDNDVSWGTETAWLTHRPLDTFNAPLSATEMGLIYVNPEGPGANGDPLSAAHFIRETFARMAMNDEETVALIGGGHTFGKTHGAAPESHKGPDPEGAELEAQGLGWASNYGTGHGADAVGSGIEVTWTQTPAQWSNFFFENLFKYEWVQTRSPGGAIQWEAKDAEAVIPDAHDPAKKHKPTMLTTDLSLRFDPIYEKISRRFLENPQAFAEAFARAWFKLTHRDLGPRSRYLGPEVPKEELIWQDIVPAIDHPLVGKADIAALKEKILASGLTVSELVGTAWASASTFRGGDKRGGANGARVRLSPQKDWEVNRPAQLARVVEVLDGIRRQFNKQADGDQKISLADLIVLAGNVGVEQAAKAAGHDVSVPFTPGRTDAKQEQTDSHSFEVMEPAADGFRNYQKAGAKVAAEAALIDKAQLLTLTAPELTVLVGGLRAININADGGTHGVLTARPGALTNDFFVNLLDMGTQWKAVSEAKDVFEGTDRKTGAAKWTGTRADLVFGSNSILRALAEVYASADAKEKFVKDFVAAWTKVMNLDRFDIA; translated from the coding sequence ATGAACGCGAAGACCGAGGACAGCACGGGCAAGTGCCCCGTAACCCATGGCGGCGGCGCCAGCAGGCAGAATCGCGACTGGTGGCCGAGCCAGCTGCCGGTCGATCTCCTGAACCAGCATTCGTCCAAGTCGGACCCGCTGGATCAGGCCTTCAACTATCGTGAGGCGTTCAAGAAGCTCGATTACGAGGCGCTCAAGAACGACCTGCGCAAGCTGATGACCGACTCGCAGGACTGGTGGCCCGCCGATTTCGGCCATTACGGCCCGCAATTTGTCCGCATGTCCTGGCATGCCGCCGGTACCTACCGGCTCGCCGACGGGCGTGGCGGCGGCGGTCGCGGCCAGCAGCGCTTCGCCCCGCTCAACAGCTGGCCGGACAATGTGAACATCGACAAGTCGCGGCGGCTGCTCTGGCCGATCAAGCAGAAATACGGCCAGCAGATCTCCTGGGCCGATTTGCTGATTCTGACCGGCAACGTCGCGCTGGAGACTATGGGCTTCCGCACCTTCGGCTTCGCCGCCGGCCGCGAGGACACCTGGGAACCCGACAATGACGTGAGCTGGGGCACGGAGACCGCCTGGCTGACGCACCGTCCGCTCGACACATTCAACGCGCCGCTGAGCGCCACCGAGATGGGCCTGATCTACGTCAACCCGGAAGGTCCGGGCGCGAACGGCGATCCGCTCTCGGCCGCGCACTTCATCCGCGAGACCTTCGCCCGCATGGCGATGAACGACGAGGAGACCGTCGCGCTGATCGGCGGCGGCCACACCTTCGGCAAGACCCACGGCGCCGCGCCGGAATCCCACAAGGGTCCGGATCCGGAGGGTGCGGAGCTCGAGGCGCAGGGCCTCGGCTGGGCGAGCAACTACGGCACCGGCCATGGCGCCGATGCGGTGGGCAGCGGCATCGAGGTCACCTGGACGCAGACGCCGGCGCAGTGGAGTAACTTCTTCTTCGAGAACCTGTTCAAGTACGAATGGGTGCAGACCCGCAGCCCCGGCGGCGCGATCCAGTGGGAGGCGAAGGACGCCGAGGCTGTCATCCCCGACGCCCATGATCCGGCCAAGAAGCACAAGCCGACGATGCTGACGACCGACCTGTCGCTGCGCTTCGATCCGATCTACGAGAAGATCTCGCGCCGCTTCCTGGAGAATCCGCAAGCCTTCGCCGAGGCCTTCGCCCGCGCCTGGTTCAAGCTGACCCATCGCGATCTCGGCCCGCGCTCGCGCTATCTCGGCCCGGAAGTGCCGAAGGAGGAGCTGATCTGGCAGGACATCGTGCCGGCCATCGATCATCCGCTGGTCGGCAAGGCGGATATCGCCGCCCTCAAGGAGAAGATCCTGGCCTCCGGCCTGACCGTTTCCGAGCTGGTCGGCACCGCCTGGGCCTCGGCCTCGACCTTCCGCGGGGGCGACAAGCGCGGCGGCGCCAATGGCGCACGCGTCCGCCTGAGCCCGCAGAAGGACTGGGAGGTCAACCGCCCGGCCCAGCTCGCCAGGGTGGTCGAGGTGCTGGACGGCATCCGCCGCCAGTTCAACAAGCAGGCCGACGGCGACCAGAAGATCTCGCTGGCCGATCTCATCGTGCTGGCCGGCAATGTCGGTGTCGAGCAGGCGGCGAAGGCTGCCGGCCATGATGTCAGCGTGCCGTTCACCCCGGGCCGCACCGACGCGAAGCAGGAGCAGACCGACAGCCATTCCTTCGAGGTGATGGAGCCGGCGGCCGACGGCTTCCGCAATTACCAGAAGGCGGGTGCGAAGGTGGCGGCCGAGGCGGCGCTGATCGACAAGGCTCAGCTCCTGACCCTGACCGCTCCGGAGCTGACCGTGCTGGTCGGCGGACTGCGTGCCATCAACATCAATGCCGACGGCGGCACGCATGGCGTCCTCACCGCCCGGCCGGGCGCGCTGACGAACGACTTCTTCGTCAACCTGCTCGACATGGGCACGCAATGGAAGGCCGTCTCCGAGGCCAAGGACGTGTTCGAGGGTACCGATCGCAAGACCGGCGCCGCGAAATGGACCGGCACCCGCGCCGATCTCGTCTTCGGCTCGAACTCGATCCTGCGCGCCCTTGCTGAGGTCTATGCCAGCGCCGATGCGAAGGAGAAGTTCGTGAAGGACTTCGTCGCGGCCTGGACCAAGGTGATGAACCTCGACCGCTTCGACATCGCCTGA
- the oxyR gene encoding putative hydrogen peroxide-inducible genes activator (Evidence 3 : Putative function from multiple computational evidences): protein MTNLTFKQLRYFEALARLGHFGRAAEACAISQPALSMQIKALEEELGSALFERSKRQVRLTRFGEEVALRARDIIRSLDELEGYARASQGRLVTRLRIGVIPTVSPYLLPSLIGELNRMHGGLDLHVRETLTPRLVQELNEGRLDMAIVALPVSEPSLAEVALFTESFVLVRPREDEGKAPPDRDALQDMRLLLLEEGHCFREQALSFCNMKPRAAQPRDLLDASSLSTLVQMVDAGLGVTLLPEMAVAIETRSAAVSIARFKAPEPSRTIGMVWRKTSPLARQLLAISEVVRQSAGTLRKTRDVSAPAPLA, encoded by the coding sequence ATGACAAACCTGACTTTCAAGCAGCTTCGCTATTTCGAAGCGCTGGCGCGGCTCGGACATTTCGGGCGTGCGGCCGAGGCCTGTGCGATCTCGCAACCCGCGCTCTCCATGCAGATCAAGGCGTTAGAGGAAGAGCTCGGCAGCGCGCTCTTCGAGAGAAGCAAGCGGCAGGTTCGCCTGACACGTTTCGGCGAGGAGGTCGCCCTGCGGGCCAGGGACATCATCCGCTCGCTCGACGAGCTGGAAGGCTATGCACGCGCCTCGCAAGGCCGGCTGGTCACACGGCTGCGCATCGGCGTGATACCGACGGTCTCGCCCTATCTGCTGCCGAGCCTCATCGGGGAACTCAACCGGATGCATGGCGGGCTCGACCTGCATGTCCGCGAAACGCTGACGCCCAGGCTCGTGCAGGAGCTGAACGAGGGACGGCTCGACATGGCCATCGTCGCGCTGCCGGTCTCGGAGCCGTCCCTGGCCGAGGTCGCGCTGTTCACGGAGAGCTTCGTCCTCGTCCGGCCGCGCGAAGACGAAGGCAAGGCGCCACCGGATCGGGATGCGCTGCAAGACATGCGATTGCTGCTGCTGGAAGAGGGGCACTGCTTTCGCGAGCAGGCCCTGTCGTTCTGCAACATGAAGCCGCGCGCCGCGCAGCCACGCGACCTGCTCGATGCCAGCTCCCTGTCGACGCTGGTCCAGATGGTCGACGCCGGCTTGGGCGTCACCCTGCTCCCCGAGATGGCCGTCGCGATCGAGACCCGTTCGGCCGCGGTCTCGATCGCGCGTTTCAAGGCACCCGAGCCGTCCCGCACCATCGGCATGGTCTGGCGCAAGACGAGCCCGCTCGCCAGACAGCTCCTCGCGATCTCCGAGGTGGTGCGCCAGTCGGCTGGCACCCTGCGCAAGACCCGGGATGTCTCCGCCCCGGCTCCGCTCGCCTGA
- a CDS encoding Alpha/beta hydrolase: MTTTTLNPPVGRSALPFVDRRHPERPLVVNFYRPARHQPNDPVIVVQHGMLRNGDDYRDFWIDAAEKHGLLIVAPTFPDEHFPKAEGYNNGLVILADDAIAPREQWLYTVPERVLDALRTGGMIDRPVIRIFGHSAGGQFVHRMLATEGGELFAAAMASNPGWYTLPTFERRFPEGLGGLDLDRSAVARWLAYPMIIFAGDRDIATDDPNLPAQAEALAQGPHRYGRAHFMLDFARAEAERLGVPCNWQLVTVPGIGHDGAAMSRAAAAYWFEGRIPSIAELQPHETAVA, from the coding sequence ATGACCACCACCACCCTCAACCCGCCGGTCGGGCGCAGCGCGCTGCCCTTCGTCGATCGCCGCCATCCGGAGCGGCCGCTGGTCGTGAATTTCTACCGGCCGGCGCGTCACCAGCCGAATGATCCGGTCATCGTCGTGCAGCATGGCATGCTGCGCAACGGCGACGACTACCGCGATTTCTGGATCGACGCGGCCGAGAAGCACGGCCTTCTGATCGTCGCGCCGACCTTCCCCGATGAGCATTTCCCGAAGGCCGAGGGCTACAATAACGGCCTCGTCATCTTGGCCGACGACGCCATCGCACCGCGCGAGCAATGGCTCTACACGGTGCCGGAGCGCGTGCTGGATGCGCTCCGCACGGGCGGGATGATCGACCGCCCGGTCATCCGCATTTTCGGCCATTCGGCCGGCGGTCAGTTCGTGCACCGCATGCTGGCGACCGAGGGCGGTGAGCTCTTCGCTGCGGCGATGGCGTCCAATCCCGGCTGGTACACCCTGCCGACATTCGAGCGGCGCTTTCCGGAAGGGCTCGGCGGCCTCGACCTCGACCGCAGCGCGGTTGCGCGCTGGCTCGCCTATCCGATGATCATCTTCGCCGGCGATCGCGACATCGCGACGGATGATCCCAATCTGCCCGCGCAGGCCGAAGCGCTGGCGCAGGGCCCGCACCGTTACGGGCGCGCGCATTTCATGCTCGATTTCGCCCGTGCCGAGGCGGAGCGCCTGGGCGTGCCATGCAACTGGCAGCTGGTGACGGTTCCGGGGATCGGCCATGACGGCGCTGCGATGTCGCGCGCCGCCGCCGCCTATTGGTTCGAGGGGCGTATTCCGTCGATCGCGGAGCTCCAGCCCCACGAGACGGCGGTCGCCTGA
- the oppF gene encoding murein tripeptide ABC transporter/oligopeptide ABC transporter ATP binding subunit OppF, producing MNAQTSAPIIELKGITKHFRRKPTLAERILMATGRGKAAPVLRAVDGIDLSVKRGEVLGLVGESGCGKSTLARVVTGILKPTAGEVVYEQRPVAGLKGKERLDFLLKVQMIFQDPYASLDPRMKVSRIVGEALSVHKLLPKAEIDGAVDQALSEVGLDLAYRERYPHQFSGGQRQRIGIARALAVKPDFLVCDEPVSALDVSIQAQVINLFMDVRERHGLTYLFVSHDLGLVRHISDRVAIMYLGRIVEIGTAAEIFAEPAHPYSAALIAAIPSAARRKRAFQPLKGELPSPLAPPPGCPFHPRCEQAMPVCREVRPQLVEIAPGRSAACHLHKAPEAA from the coding sequence ATGAATGCCCAGACCAGCGCCCCGATCATCGAGCTCAAGGGCATCACCAAGCATTTCCGCCGCAAGCCGACGCTTGCTGAACGCATCCTGATGGCGACCGGACGGGGCAAGGCGGCGCCGGTGCTGCGCGCCGTCGACGGCATCGATCTCAGCGTGAAGCGCGGCGAGGTGCTCGGTCTCGTCGGTGAATCCGGTTGCGGCAAGTCCACGCTCGCCCGTGTCGTCACCGGCATCCTGAAGCCGACGGCGGGCGAAGTCGTCTACGAGCAACGGCCGGTCGCGGGGCTGAAGGGCAAGGAGCGGCTCGATTTCCTGCTCAAGGTCCAGATGATCTTCCAGGATCCTTACGCTTCGCTCGACCCGCGCATGAAGGTGAGCCGCATCGTCGGCGAAGCCTTGAGCGTTCACAAGCTGCTGCCCAAGGCCGAGATCGATGGGGCGGTCGACCAGGCGCTGAGCGAGGTCGGGCTCGATCTCGCCTATCGCGAGCGTTATCCGCACCAGTTCTCGGGCGGGCAGCGCCAGCGCATCGGCATCGCTCGGGCGCTCGCTGTGAAGCCGGATTTCCTCGTTTGCGACGAGCCGGTCTCGGCGCTCGACGTCTCGATCCAGGCGCAGGTCATCAACCTGTTCATGGATGTGCGCGAGCGCCATGGCCTGACCTATCTCTTCGTCAGCCATGATCTCGGCCTCGTCCGCCATATCAGCGACCGCGTCGCGATCATGTATCTCGGCCGCATCGTCGAGATCGGCACGGCGGCGGAGATTTTCGCCGAGCCGGCGCATCCCTACAGCGCGGCGCTGATCGCGGCGATCCCCTCGGCGGCACGGCGCAAGCGCGCCTTCCAGCCGCTCAAGGGCGAATTGCCCTCACCACTGGCGCCGCCGCCGGGCTGTCCCTTCCACCCGCGCTGCGAGCAGGCGATGCCGGTGTGCCGCGAGGTCCGGCCTCAACTGGTCGAGATCGCGCCGGGCCGCAGCGCGGCTTGCCATTTGCACAAGGCTCCGGAGGCCGCATGA
- the oppD gene encoding murein tripeptide ABC transporter/oligopeptide ABC transporter ATP binding subunit OppD has product MSDPLLDVRGLRTVFHALDGAWPAVDGVDLSVARGEVLGLVGESGSGKSVTGFSLVRLIDPPGEIVAGTVSFGGEDLRAATEERLRDLRGDRIAMIFQDPLMTLNPVLSIGEQMSEAILEHRDCSREEALGEAAKALARVGISSPEARLKQFPHEFSGGMRQRVAIATALLNAPDLIIADEPTTALDVTIQSQILFEVQKLARETGTAVLWITHDLAVVAELADRVAVMYAGRVVEIGPVDEVLDAPRHPYTLGLLNSSAANVAPGARLNQIDGVAPRIDARPSGCPFRPRCPRVQPVCAERDPEAAGEGARSFRCHNPVPVGEAA; this is encoded by the coding sequence ATGAGTGATCCCTTGCTCGATGTCCGCGGCTTGCGGACCGTTTTCCATGCGCTCGACGGTGCCTGGCCCGCCGTCGACGGCGTCGATCTCAGCGTCGCGCGCGGCGAGGTGCTGGGACTGGTCGGCGAATCGGGCTCCGGCAAGTCGGTGACCGGCTTCTCGCTGGTGCGCCTGATCGATCCGCCCGGCGAGATCGTCGCGGGCACGGTGAGCTTCGGCGGCGAGGATTTGCGCGCCGCGACCGAGGAGCGGTTGCGCGACCTGCGTGGTGACCGCATCGCCATGATCTTCCAGGACCCGCTGATGACGCTGAACCCGGTGCTCAGCATAGGCGAGCAGATGAGCGAGGCGATCCTGGAGCATCGCGATTGCAGCCGCGAGGAAGCGCTCGGCGAAGCCGCCAAAGCGCTGGCCCGCGTCGGCATCTCCTCGCCGGAAGCGCGGCTGAAGCAGTTCCCGCACGAGTTCTCGGGCGGCATGCGCCAGCGCGTCGCGATCGCGACCGCGCTGCTCAATGCGCCCGACCTGATCATCGCCGACGAACCGACGACGGCTCTCGACGTCACCATCCAGAGCCAGATCCTGTTTGAGGTGCAGAAGCTCGCCCGCGAGACAGGCACCGCCGTGCTCTGGATCACGCATGATCTCGCGGTGGTGGCCGAGCTCGCCGATCGGGTGGCCGTGATGTATGCCGGCCGCGTCGTCGAGATCGGGCCAGTTGACGAGGTGCTCGACGCGCCGCGCCATCCCTATACGCTCGGCCTGCTCAATTCCTCGGCCGCCAATGTCGCGCCGGGCGCACGCCTGAACCAGATCGACGGCGTCGCGCCGCGCATCGACGCCCGCCCGAGCGGCTGTCCGTTCCGCCCGCGCTGCCCGCGCGTCCAGCCGGTCTGCGCCGAGCGCGATCCTGAAGCCGCGGGCGAGGGCGCCCGCAGCTTCCGCTGCCACAACCCGGTGCCGGTGGGAGAAGCGGCATGA
- a CDS encoding Peptide/nickel transport system permease protein produces the protein MSAKAKASPIPAYADTPLREKVLRRIRNRPTTRGAAILLGIMVLLALLAPVIAPQNPHDLASLSVMDNRLPPGAASMSGMTYWLGTDSQGRDMLSAILYGLRTSLMVGLTATLGALFIGISAGLLAAQFGGVVDAVIMRIVDFMLGFPSILIALVLLASIGRGVDKVILAIILVQWAQYARLMRASALVERRKEYIEAALNFGLPTRHIMIAHLLPNSVGSVLVVASISIAGAITLEATLSFLGVGVPVTQPSLGLLIANGFEFLLSGEYWIAVFPGIALVLLIVSLNLVGDRLRRSFNVRS, from the coding sequence ATGAGCGCCAAGGCGAAAGCCTCGCCCATCCCCGCCTATGCCGATACGCCGCTCCGCGAGAAGGTGCTGCGCCGCATCCGCAACCGGCCGACGACGCGCGGGGCCGCGATCCTGCTCGGCATTATGGTTCTGCTCGCTCTGCTCGCGCCGGTCATCGCGCCGCAGAACCCACACGATCTCGCTTCGCTCAGCGTGATGGACAACCGCCTGCCGCCGGGCGCGGCCAGCATGAGCGGCATGACCTATTGGCTGGGCACGGATTCGCAGGGCCGCGACATGCTGAGCGCCATCCTCTACGGGTTGCGTACCAGCCTGATGGTCGGGCTCACCGCGACGCTGGGCGCGCTCTTCATCGGCATCTCGGCCGGGCTTCTCGCCGCGCAGTTCGGCGGCGTGGTCGATGCCGTGATCATGCGCATCGTCGATTTCATGCTCGGCTTCCCCTCGATCCTGATCGCGCTCGTGCTGCTCGCCTCGATCGGGCGCGGGGTCGACAAGGTCATCCTCGCGATCATCCTGGTGCAATGGGCGCAATATGCGCGGTTGATGCGTGCCTCCGCGCTGGTCGAGCGGCGCAAGGAATATATCGAGGCGGCGCTGAACTTCGGCCTGCCGACGCGGCACATCATGATCGCGCATCTGCTGCCCAATTCGGTTGGCTCCGTGCTGGTCGTCGCCTCGATCAGCATCGCCGGCGCGATCACGCTGGAGGCCACGCTCTCCTTCCTCGGCGTCGGCGTGCCGGTGACCCAGCCCTCGCTCGGCCTGCTCATCGCCAATGGCTTCGAGTTCCTGCTCTCCGGCGAATACTGGATCGCAGTCTTCCCCGGCATTGCGCTGGTTCTGCTGATCGTCTCGCTCAACCTCGTCGGCGACCGGCTGCGCCGCAGCTTCAACGTGCGCTCATGA
- a CDS encoding Peptide/nickel transport system permease protein, translated as MTAYVLQRLIQSVLVLLAVSVVVFFAVYGIGDPIELLVSPSASAAEREALIRRLGLDLPVWQQYFVFMGNALKGDLGRSFVHGVPAIELILGRLPATFELVLLSMTLAIVTGLPLGLYAGLDPDSRPSRIIMGSTILGFSLPSFWKGMMLILLFAVVLGWLPTAGRGETVSVFGIQTSLLTRDGLAHLALPAINLAIPQMALMIRLVAAGTTEAMTQDYVKYARAKGVKPRRVVGRHVLRNILIPVVTVVGIEFGSLVAFSTITETVFAWPGMGKLLIDSVYQLDRPVVVAYVLLATLLFVTVNFLVDILYAALDPRVKLTGEMA; from the coding sequence ATGACCGCCTATGTCCTGCAGCGACTGATCCAGAGCGTGCTCGTGCTGCTCGCGGTTTCGGTCGTGGTGTTCTTCGCCGTCTACGGCATCGGCGATCCGATCGAGCTGCTCGTCTCGCCCTCGGCCAGCGCGGCCGAGCGCGAGGCGCTGATCCGGCGCCTGGGCCTCGACCTGCCGGTCTGGCAGCAATATTTCGTCTTCATGGGCAATGCGCTGAAGGGCGATCTCGGCCGCTCCTTCGTGCATGGCGTGCCGGCGATCGAACTCATCCTCGGGCGCCTGCCGGCGACCTTCGAGCTCGTCCTGCTCTCGATGACGCTCGCCATCGTCACCGGCCTGCCGCTCGGGCTCTATGCCGGGCTCGACCCGGACAGCCGGCCCTCGCGCATCATCATGGGCAGCACCATCCTGGGCTTCTCGCTGCCGAGCTTCTGGAAGGGCATGATGCTGATCCTGCTCTTCGCCGTGGTACTCGGCTGGCTGCCCACGGCCGGGCGCGGCGAGACGGTCTCGGTATTCGGCATCCAGACCAGCTTGCTGACCCGAGACGGGCTCGCGCATCTCGCCCTGCCGGCGATCAATCTCGCGATCCCCCAGATGGCGCTGATGATCCGGCTGGTCGCCGCCGGCACGACCGAGGCGATGACGCAGGACTATGTGAAATACGCGCGCGCCAAGGGCGTGAAGCCCCGCCGCGTCGTCGGCCGGCATGTGCTGCGCAACATCCTGATCCCGGTCGTCACCGTCGTCGGCATCGAGTTTGGCAGCCTTGTCGCCTTCTCGACGATCACCGAGACGGTCTTCGCCTGGCCGGGCATGGGCAAGCTCCTGATCGACTCGGTCTACCAGCTCGATCGGCCGGTGGTCGTCGCCTATGTGCTGCTGGCGACGCTGCTCTTCGTCACCGTGAACTTCCTGGTCGACATCCTCTATGCCGCGCTCGACCCGCGCGTGAAGCTGACGGGAGAGATGGCATGA